In Candidatus Polarisedimenticolia bacterium, the following are encoded in one genomic region:
- a CDS encoding cytochrome c gives MLTRFLKRDTEEWLVAAARMGLAAAVVVVAMLSGGCRQKMADQPSYRPLQESDFWPDGRSSRAPVPGTVARGQLREDEAWFTGKRGTEFVNLVPRPVTREMLQRGRERYDIFCSPCHDRLGNGQGMVVRRGFPPPPSLHIDRLREARPGYVFDVITRGFGRQAEMASQIPVEDRWAITAYLKVLQFSQHAPLSVVPAADRPLLDKGPASPPPPPEEMPAPGEKEP, from the coding sequence ATGCTAACTCGATTTCTGAAACGCGACACCGAGGAGTGGCTGGTGGCAGCGGCGCGGATGGGACTGGCCGCCGCGGTAGTCGTGGTGGCGATGCTGTCAGGGGGATGCAGGCAGAAGATGGCCGACCAGCCGTCGTACCGGCCGCTGCAGGAGAGCGACTTCTGGCCCGACGGGCGCTCGTCGCGCGCGCCGGTGCCGGGGACGGTGGCCCGCGGCCAGCTGCGTGAAGACGAAGCCTGGTTTACCGGCAAGCGCGGCACGGAGTTCGTCAACCTGGTGCCGCGCCCGGTGACGCGCGAGATGCTGCAGCGGGGACGCGAGCGCTACGACATCTTCTGCTCGCCGTGCCACGACCGGCTCGGGAACGGACAGGGGATGGTGGTGCGGCGCGGCTTCCCGCCGCCGCCGTCGCTGCACATCGACCGGCTGCGCGAAGCGCGGCCGGGCTACGTCTTCGACGTGATCACGCGCGGCTTCGGGCGCCAGGCGGAAATGGCGTCGCAGATTCCGGTGGAGGATCGCTGGGCGATCACGGCCTACCTGAAGGTGCTGCAGTTCTCACAGCATGCGCCGCTGAGCGTCGTGCCTGCCGCCGATCGTCCTTTGCTCGACAAGGGGCCGGCCTCACCGCCCCCGCCTCCCGAGGAGATGCCGGCGCCGGGGGAGAAAGAGCCATGA